One window of the Diospyros lotus cultivar Yz01 chromosome 12, ASM1463336v1, whole genome shotgun sequence genome contains the following:
- the LOC127814057 gene encoding protein NRT1/ PTR FAMILY 6.3-like — protein MASPESQWPDTLSNAWDFKGRPALRSATGGWASAAMILGVEACERLTTLGIAVNLVTYLTNTMHLGNASSANTVTNFLGSSFMLCLLGGFVADTFLGRYLTVAIFAAVQATGVTILTISTVIPSLRPPKCTTDRQPCIPATGTQLTVLYVALYLTALGTGGLKSSVSGFGSDQFDDTDKEERAQMAKFFHWFFFFISIGALGAVTVLVYIQDNLGRQWGYGSCAFAIAAGLLVFLAGTRRYRFKKLVGSPLTQIASVFVAAWRKRHLELPSDSSLLFNVDDIDLASDGQMKKKKKQTLPHTKQFRFLDKAAIKDPEFDSGITVEKNKFHLSTLTDVEEVKLVIRMLPIWATTIIFWTVYAQMTTFSVSQATTMDRHIGKSFQIPPASLTVFFVGSILLTVPVYDRVIAPAARRILYNPQGLTPLQRIGVGLVLSILAMVAAALTEIKRLRVVARSSNDPTAVVPLSVFWLVPQFLLVGSGEAFTYVGQLDFFLRECPKGMKTMSTGLFLSTLSLGFFFSSVLVTIVHKVTGEKNPWLADNLNQGRLYDFYWLLAIISGLNFLLYLVCAKWYVYKENRLAEEGIELEETEPSCHV, from the exons ATGGCATCGCCTGAAAGCCAATGGCCCGACACCCTTTCAAATGCCTGGGACTTCAAAGGCCGCCCAGCCCTCCGATCTGCCACCGGCGGCTGGGCCAGCGCCGCCATGATTCTGG GAGTTGAGGCATGTGAAAGGTTGACGACGCTTGGAATTGCCGTTAACTTGGTGACCTACTTGACGAACACCATGCATTTGGGCAATGCATCCTCGGCAAACACTGTCACCAACTTCCTCGGCAGCTCCTTCATGCTCTGTCTGCTCGGCGGCTTCGTCGCTGACACTTTCCTCGGCAG GTACCTAACTGTGGCCATTTTTGCCGCCGTTCAAGCAACT GGAGTGACAATCTTGACCATCTCAACCGTGATCCCCAGCCTGAGACCTCCCAAATGCACCACCGACCGCCAGCCCTGCATCCCAGCCACCGGCACGCAGCTAACAGTGCTTTACGTAGCTCTCTACCTCACTGCACTCGGCACCGGCGGCCTGAAATCAAGCGTCTCGGGGTTCGGCTCCGACCAATTTGACGACACAGACAAGGAAGAAAGAGCCCAAATGGCCAAGTTCTTTcactggttcttcttcttcatcagcATCGGGGCGCTCGGAGCGGTGACAGTTCTGGTCTACATTCAAGACAACTTGGGGCGGCAATGGGGATACGGCAGCTGTGCATTCGCCATTGCTGCTGGCCTGCTCGTGTTCTTGGCCGGGACGAGGCGATACCGGTTCAAGAAACTTGTGGGAAGTCCGTTGACGCAAATTGCCAGTGTCTTTGTTGCGGCATGGAGGAAGAGGCATTTGGAGTTGCCATCGGATTCGTCGCTGCTTTTCAATGTGGACGATATTGATTTGGCAAGTGATGgacaaatgaagaagaagaagaagcaaacgCTGCCACATACCAAGCAATTCCG TTTCTTGGATAAAGCAGCCATCAAAGACCCTGAATTTGACAGTGGAATCACTGTGGAGAAGAACAAATTCCACCTCTCAACTTTAACAGATGTGGAAGAAGTGAAATTGGTTATTAGAATGCTCCCCATTTGGGCCACCACGATAATCTTCTGGACAGTCTATGCCCAAATGACCACATTTTCAGTGTCCCAAGCCACCACCATGGACCGCCACATTGGCAAGTCATTCCAGATTCCGCCCGCCTCCCTGACCGTCTTCTTCGTCGGCAGCATCTTGCTGACCGTGCCGGTGTACGACCGGGTTATCGCTCCAGCGGCCAGAAGGATCCTTTACAACCCACAAGGCCTCACCCCATTGCAACGCATTGGGGTTGGCCTAGTGTTGTCAATACTGGCAATGGTGGCAGCCGCCCTGACCGAGATCAAGCGGCTACGCGTTGTTGCCCGATCAAGCAACGATCCAACGGCTGTGGTGCCGCTTAGTGTGTTTTGGTTGGTCCCACAGTTCCTTCTTGTGGGGTCCGGCGAGGCGTTTACCTACGTTGGGCAGCTTGATTTCTTCCTAAGGGAATGCCCCAAAGGGATGAAAACCATGAGCACGGGGCTGTTCTTGAGCACACTTTCGCTAGGGTTTTTCTTTAGCTCTGTTTTGGTGACTATAGTGCACAAAGTGACGGGGGAGAAGAACCCATGGCTGGCTGATAATCTCAACCAAGGGAGGCTCTACGATTTCTACTGGTTGTTGGCCATTATAAGTGGTTTGAACTTCTTGTTGTACTTGGTTTGTGCCAAATGGTATGTGTACAAGGAGAATAGGCTTGCCGAGGAGGGCATCGAATTGGAGGAAACAGAGCCTAGTTGCCATGTTTAA